DNA sequence from the Candidatus Obscuribacterales bacterium genome:
ATGGATGGAAGCGGCGATCGCTGCCGATTGTTAACCAATTAGCCTGATGCTCAGACATCCGTCTGATTGAGCCACCGGCATATTAGCCCCTAACAGTTTAATCGCTATCAGAATCATCCTGACAGAAAAAATGGCGATCGACCAGCTATCCCCATCGTCCCATGGGTTAAGACACCAGAAACCCTGGAAGCCTTCAAACGTTTGAACGTTCATCTAGGATAGGTCTCAAGCAGTCTGACCACAGCTATATCCTCCAAGGACAGAGTCGTAGATTACCAGCCGATTGTTTCACAGACTGCCCATGGATTGTTGACCTCTAGATTAAGAAGCACAGCGAGCAGTCTGTTCTTGCACCCGCTGCTGTAGCCAGTCTGGAGATCCCAGGGTTGCTTCGGCATACAACCGTGCAAACTCTCGCTGAAAATGGGCTGCCACCGTTGGATTGTCGATGACCAGCAAGTTTTCATCGTTGCTTTCATTGGCCGTGAGAGACCAGTTTTGGGATCCGGTCACCACGATGCGATCGTCAACCAAGCCAAATTTATGGTGCAGCACATCACCATCGGCCAAGAGCGGTATCCCCACTGTGGTAATCGGCGATGCCCAGGGACGGTTTCCCTCTCCATAGCGGCATTGCTGGTTAGGAAGTGCCAGCCCCAGCAGATCTAGCCCTTCGCTATAGTCGCGATACATAAAGCCTGGATCGATCAAGGCGCGGATCTTCACCCCTTGACGATGTTGAGACTCCAGTAGGTTGCTTAACGTTTGGTCGGAAAATACGAAGAGGGCCATGTCGATCGAACGACTTGCTGTACTTAAGGTACGTCCAATCAACCCATTTACACTACGACTCCAATCTTGAGACGACGATGTGGGGGAAAACTGTACCGTAACCTGACTGCTGCCAACGGTCACTGTCTGAGGCGATCGCAGCGGTTTTTGTAGACCAAAACGGCTATCGGGCTGTCCGCCTGGCCCATCGCCCCACATCAGCTCAAACTCTTCGGTAAATAAACGCGCTAAGTCAGGGCTGGCGATCGCCACCAGATGATTCACATTACCCCGACTGTCGGGATTGAACGAGTCACCGTGGGTGCCGCTGGTGGTGAAGTTTGCCGATCCTGACACCACAACTTGTCGATCCACCACCACAAACTTGTGGTGCATTAAGCTGCTGCCCTTGGATCCATCCGCCGTGTCGTCGATCCAGGGAATTTGCGCCGCTTGGATCATGACAAGGGCATCCCGTTCCAGAGCTTCAGCCTCAGAGACGCGACCATCGCTATCCAAATCAGCTAGGGCCAAAAACTCCTGATACTTGCCGCGATCGCGACTATCGAGCGCTTGAACCTCTGCTGACGAAAGGTCACTCCAGGGACGACTGTAGCTATTTTCCAAGACCACCCGCACTCGCAACCCCGCCCGCTGTCGATCTACCAAAGCTTGGGCTACCTTCGGCAGACGCAGTTCTTGAATCGCCACATCCACTGTGGACTGGGCAGCAGCGATCGCCTCCACCAACACCTGTTCTAGATCATCCCCCAACCGCAGTTGCTGGCGATAGGGGTCGGTGTAGGAGGCTGCTTGGGAATAGTTGAAATACGCCTGAATATCAGGATCTTGAGGTAAAGGCTCAAGGAGCGGTAGGGAATCGGACGACGACTCTGGACTAAAGGCTGGGGAAAGCTGCCATTGGGCCAAGCCAATGACCACAATCAACGCTAGGCTGGCCAGCAGCCCTAAACGAATCCACTTCGATAATGACCTGTTAGATGATGCTTTAGATGATGAGCGATGCACGGCTGATGAGGGAGGGTAAGGGACTGGTGAGGAGCTAGGCGCGGAGACTCGCCATGGATCAACAGGCCAGGAGGCTGCCCAAGATCGATGCCCCTAGAGCATCCCTAGCGTGACCTAGACGATCCAGCGATCGCATCCGAGGAATCTAGGAACGTAGCCAAGACTTTTGCGGGGAGGAACAACTGCTCTCAGTGCTATCCAACTCCTTCGCCCAGTCCTAGCTGAACGCTGGGTGGTAGAGCGCTACCAACGGGAGCAATGTTGCTATGATGCTCATAGCGGTCAAGCGCACCAAGGAATCTCCCTCTATCGCTTAGCGATTGGGTCGAGAGAATATCAAATGCTGGAGATGCAGGAACGGTTAGCCAAGCACGATGCAAATTTACCTAGACTACAGTGCAACCACTCCCACCCGCCCAGAAGCGATCGCCCGTATGCAGCAGGTGTTTGCGGAAGAATGGGGTAATCCGTCTAGTTTGCACCAGTGGGGCAATCGATCGGCGACCGTCTTAGAACAGGCTCGGATCCAGGTGGCTGAGCTGCTGAATGCCTTGCCCGATACCATAGTCTTTACCTCCGGCGGCACGGAGTCTAACAATATGGTGATCATGGGCGTGGCCCGCCACTATGCCACCCCTCGCCACATGATCATCTCTAGCGTGGAGCATTCTGCCATCAGCGAACCGGTGCGACTGTTGGAACAATGGGGTTGGCGAGTGACGCGCCTGCCGGTGAATGCCCAAGGACGGGTGAATGGGCTCGATCTACGGGCTGCTCTGCGATCCGATACGGTGCTAGTGTCGATGATCTACGGACAGAGCGAAGTGGGAACGCTGCAGCCCATTGAAGAGCTCGGCAAGATTGTGCAGCGCCATGGGGCCTTGTTCCACACCGACGCTGTCCAAGTAGCCGGCCGCTTGCCCATTGATGTGCGATCGCTCCCCGTCGATCTCCTCTCTCTTTCCAGCCACAAACTCTACGGTCCTCAAGGCGTGGGCGCGCTCTATGTGCGGCCGGGCGTTGATCTTGTGCCGCTGTTGGGCGGGGGAGGGCAAGAGTCGCAGCGGCGATCGGGTACCCAGGCCGTAGCAGCGATCGCTGGCTTTGGGGTGGCCGCCCACCTAGCCCGCGAAGAAATGGCCAGCGAAACACCACGATTAATCCAACTACGCGATCGCTTGTTTGACTATTTAGCCGACGTGCCACACCTCGCTCCCACGGGCGATCGCCTGCATCGCCTACCCCACCACGTCAGCTTCTATCTACCCCAAACCGATGGCAATACGCTGACGGGGAAAACCCTAGTGCGGCAGATGAATTATGCCGGCATTGGCATCAGTGCTGGATCAGCTTGCCATAGCGGCCAGCTTTCCCCCAGCCCCATTCTGACGGCCATGGGCTACAGCGATCGCCATGCCAAAAGCGGCATTCGCCTTACGCTAGGGCGCTTAACTACCGAAGCCGATGTTGATTGGACAGCGCTGGTGCTGCGACAACTGCTCTACCGCCTCGTCCCCAGCCCAGCATTATCCGGTTGCTAATCTGCCTCACCACGAACGTTCAAACGTTTGAACATCTACAGGTTTCTGATGCCTTCACCCATAGGATGCTAGCCGTAGCACCTAGAACAGCACAGACGAAACACCCAAGGACATGTTGGCTGTCTGATAGGCATTGCGGCCCTTAGCCTTGGCTTCATACAGGGCTCGGTCGGCGGCGGTAATCAACGCTGTTGCGCCATGGGCATCTGAGGGCACCAGGCTAGCAATGCCCAAACTCATCGTAATGATAGGAGCCGTATTGGAGTAGTCGTGGCGAATATGCAGGTTGGCGATCGCTTGCTGGATGACTTGGGCAATATACACCGCCCCCTCCCAGTCAGAATTGGGTAGAATCACGGCAAACTCTTCGCCACCATAGCGAGCAGCCAAGTCGGCCGGTCGGCGAATGCTTTGGGTAATCGCCTGGGCAATCTGCTTGAGGCAGTCATCTCCCGCTTGATGGCCGTAGTGGTCGTTATAGAGCTTGAAGTGATCTACGTCGCACAAAACCAGCGATAGGGGCTGTTGTTCCCGACGCGATCGCCGCCATTCCTGATCCAAGTACTCATCAAAACGCCGCCGATTAGCCAATTGGGTTAATCCATCGAGGGAGACGAGGCGCTGCAGTTCTAAGTTTGCTCGTCGCAGGGCTTCTTCCGCCTGTTTCTGCTGAATTAAGGTGCCCAACTGTAGCGCGACGGCGCTCACCACATCCAGCAGACGTTGATCTAAAGCGCGATCGATCACGCTATAGAATGTCAGCACGGCTAGGGAGCGATCGTGGAGCACCACCGGCACCGCAAACGCAGTTTTCAAGTTTGCCTGATGGGCCGCCACACAGCGCACACAAGGCAATAAGTCGTGGCGGTCAAGGCTACCTTGCCAGGCCGGCTGCTGAGTTTGCCAGACCTGTCCCACCAGTCCTTCTCCCTGTTGATACTGGGTGTGTAAACTACAGTATTGAAACTGTGTCATGTCATGGGAGTCTAAGAGAAGATAGGGCTGGCGTAGGGTAAGAGCTTCTTCATGGTCCCACTGCATCCAGGCTTCCCCATAGTCCCAGCCGATGGCATCACAGACTTCTTGCAAGATAGCCCGCAGGGCCATATCAATATCTGCCGCTTGATTAGCCGCTTGAATGGTGGATAACAGGAGTTGGGTTTCAAGTTGCGATCGCTCCAACTGCCGGTTGCGCTCTAGCAAAAGCTGCTGCTGCCGCTGAATCGTCAACTGCGCCTTGACACGGGACAATACTTCCTGTTCTTGAAATGGCTTGGTGATGTAGTCCACAGCACCCAGATCAAAGGCCTGCACCTTGTTTTGGGTGTGATCGAGGGCGCTGATGAAAATAACCGGGATATCCAGAGTCTTAGGATGGGCTTTGAGCTGGCGGCAAACCTCATAGCCATCCATCTCAGGCATGTTGATATCCAGCAAGACTAAGTCTGGCGGTTCGATTTGCGATGCATGTAGTGCCATACGCCCGCTAATACTCCGACGAACTCGATACCCTTGCGATTCCAGCATTTTAGACAGCAGGCGCAAATTTTCTGGCGTATCATCCACAATCAGAATATCGCTCGATGGCAGGGCCAAGGATGATTGAGCCATTTAGCCCTCCAAAAAACCAGTAAGGTTAACGATCGCTTCTAGCTGAAAATTGTCAATTAGATAGGTCAGAGACATAGCCAAGTCTGACGATTGAGAGGGAATTTCAGCTACAAGGTCGTATAACGTTGCTTCATCGATAATAATTGCTGCTTCTCGTAGTCTAACCTGCCAGTCTCGGGGCATACAGCGCAAATCCTCGGAATTTAGAGGACGAATAGTCCCCACATTTGGAGAATCTATCGCATCTGCGTAGATATACTCTAAGTTTAAATGCTTGCCAATGCGCTGCAGCAGCACATCAGCTTGAAAGGGCTTGCTGAGGAAGTCGTCACATCCCGCCTCGAAGCTATCCTTGCGATCGTTGTGAAAGGCACTGGCCGTGAGTACTAGAATGATCGACCGCTTCTCGGCTCCTTCAGC
Encoded proteins:
- a CDS encoding diguanylate cyclase, whose amino-acid sequence is MAQSSLALPSSDILIVDDTPENLRLLSKMLESQGYRVRRSISGRMALHASQIEPPDLVLLDINMPEMDGYEVCRQLKAHPKTLDIPVIFISALDHTQNKVQAFDLGAVDYITKPFQEQEVLSRVKAQLTIQRQQQLLLERNRQLERSQLETQLLLSTIQAANQAADIDMALRAILQEVCDAIGWDYGEAWMQWDHEEALTLRQPYLLLDSHDMTQFQYCSLHTQYQQGEGLVGQVWQTQQPAWQGSLDRHDLLPCVRCVAAHQANLKTAFAVPVVLHDRSLAVLTFYSVIDRALDQRLLDVVSAVALQLGTLIQQKQAEEALRRANLELQRLVSLDGLTQLANRRRFDEYLDQEWRRSRREQQPLSLVLCDVDHFKLYNDHYGHQAGDDCLKQIAQAITQSIRRPADLAARYGGEEFAVILPNSDWEGAVYIAQVIQQAIANLHIRHDYSNTAPIITMSLGIASLVPSDAHGATALITAADRALYEAKAKGRNAYQTANMSLGVSSVLF
- a CDS encoding phospholipase D-like domain-containing protein translates to MHRSSSKASSNRSLSKWIRLGLLASLALIVVIGLAQWQLSPAFSPESSSDSLPLLEPLPQDPDIQAYFNYSQAASYTDPYRQQLRLGDDLEQVLVEAIAAAQSTVDVAIQELRLPKVAQALVDRQRAGLRVRVVLENSYSRPWSDLSSAEVQALDSRDRGKYQEFLALADLDSDGRVSEAEALERDALVMIQAAQIPWIDDTADGSKGSSLMHHKFVVVDRQVVVSGSANFTTSGTHGDSFNPDSRGNVNHLVAIASPDLARLFTEEFELMWGDGPGGQPDSRFGLQKPLRSPQTVTVGSSQVTVQFSPTSSSQDWSRSVNGLIGRTLSTASRSIDMALFVFSDQTLSNLLESQHRQGVKIRALIDPGFMYRDYSEGLDLLGLALPNQQCRYGEGNRPWASPITTVGIPLLADGDVLHHKFGLVDDRIVVTGSQNWSLTANESNDENLLVIDNPTVAAHFQREFARLYAEATLGSPDWLQQRVQEQTARCAS
- a CDS encoding cysteine desulfurase family protein, which encodes MQIYLDYSATTPTRPEAIARMQQVFAEEWGNPSSLHQWGNRSATVLEQARIQVAELLNALPDTIVFTSGGTESNNMVIMGVARHYATPRHMIISSVEHSAISEPVRLLEQWGWRVTRLPVNAQGRVNGLDLRAALRSDTVLVSMIYGQSEVGTLQPIEELGKIVQRHGALFHTDAVQVAGRLPIDVRSLPVDLLSLSSHKLYGPQGVGALYVRPGVDLVPLLGGGGQESQRRSGTQAVAAIAGFGVAAHLAREEMASETPRLIQLRDRLFDYLADVPHLAPTGDRLHRLPHHVSFYLPQTDGNTLTGKTLVRQMNYAGIGISAGSACHSGQLSPSPILTAMGYSDRHAKSGIRLTLGRLTTEADVDWTALVLRQLLYRLVPSPALSGC